The genomic segment TGGCCATCTATTCAGATGGCTTTTTTTTTCTCTCAAAATAAAAAGATATCGAAATATTCTTTTAAATACAAAAAAGTACAATTTATATTAAACAAAGAGTTACTTAATCAATTTATAGTTTTTCTATAAAAAATAAGTGCTATATAAAAATTCAATTTTTTTATAGATAAAACTCCAAAGAGAATTAAGCCGTTGTCTTTTAGCTTTTTATCTTTTTAGCTTTTTAGCTTTTTAGCTTTTTAGCTTTTTAGCTTTTTAGCTTTTTAGCTTTTTATCTTTTTATCTTTTTATCTTTTTATCTTTTTATCTTTTTATCTTTTTATCTTTTTATCTTTTTAGCTTTTTAGCTTTTTATCTCTATTTCTATTTCATGTCTAAATACTATCTAGGTTACGATATACGTTAATCTAGATAGAAATAGAAAATACTCTTCAGTAAAGAAGGGATATATAATTAAAATAAAGATAATAAATAACTAAGTTGAAGCCAGTTAGAGTTTATCAGGAGATAGACGAATAAACTCATAGTTAAGTTATGAAAAATAGTTGATTAAACATATCTAGAAGCAAGAATTATACAGTTTACACAGGAAAAGAAGTGGTTTTAGAATTAATTGGGGAGTCGATTTTTTCAATAATTATTAAGCTGTCTAATTAATAGATAACAAATGAAAGCGAAACCTAAGAAATAGCTTATGGTGAAATTAATCTAAAGTGTGTTTTAATGCGTTTAAATCGTATTTTAAAGACAATCTGGTTATCTGATAATTTGAATAGAAAGTATCTTGTCACCCTTTTGAATCTTATCTAGTACATCAATCCCTTCTATAACCTGTCCAAAAATAGTGTACTTCCCATCTAGATGAGGAAGTGATGATAGTGATATATAGAACTGTGAATCGGCACTATCTATATTATTATGACTTCTAGCCATTGCGATAGTTCCCTTTATGTGCTGTAACTCGTTGATTTCCGCCTTCAAAATATTGCCGGAACCCCCTTTCCCACTGCCTGTAGGATCACCTGTCTGAATAACGAAGCCTGGTATAACTCTATGGAATGAAAGGCCATCATAAAAACCTTCATTTATAAGTTGTAATAGACGAGTAACCGTATTTGGTGCTGATTTTGGGTAGAATTTGAATGAAATATTACCATGCACTGTCTTTAAGACTGCTTTTGTACGAGATAATCCATCATTATCAGTCTCAAGATCGAAAGCATTCAAGGAAATTTCAGGTGAAATTGTCTCTTCAGGTGAAAATGTCTCTTTATTCTTTGTACAAGAAC from the Bacteriovorax sp. Seq25_V genome contains:
- a CDS encoding peptidylprolyl isomerase; this translates as MFFVLFLCSCTKNKETFSPEETISPEISLNAFDLETDNDGLSRTKAVLKTVHGNISFKFYPKSAPNTVTRLLQLINEGFYDGLSFHRVIPGFVIQTGDPTGSGKGGSGNILKAEINELQHIKGTIAMARSHNNIDSADSQFYISLSSLPHLDGKYTIFGQVIEGIDVLDKIQKGDKILSIQIIR